In a single window of the Acyrthosiphon pisum isolate AL4f chromosome X, pea_aphid_22Mar2018_4r6ur, whole genome shotgun sequence genome:
- the LOC100572396 gene encoding piggyBac transposable element-derived protein 1-like — translation MNSNDIFDALNESYDESLFSMDDTDSDPNFDPVGISDSDIDPEGISEGDLNVDIPTQTSTNILPDLKNLTWGPADNDLHDFTFNPDGLDIGINDDILCTLNNGTPIDFYYLFIDDEVISLIVTETNRYANKKLASPNIKRHSRLQKWIDTNESEIKNFLGIIMYMGTVNMPTIASYWTSSHLLTSHLSHIMSRNRFELLLSHIHFQNNDVANLNNRLYKIQNILDLLNQKFKQWVIPSHDMCIDESMIAFQGRLVFKQYIQTKRYRYGVKVFKLCVSPCYTLKFKIYSGKESVVDKNDSVSSRIVMNLVDEYLDFGRTLYVDNWYTSVSLAHQLLERKTHLVGTLRSNRKYNPDYVIKKN, via the exons atgaaTTCCAATGATATTTTTGATGCCCTCAATGAGAGTTATGACGAGTCATTATTTTCAATGGACGATACTGACTCTGATCCAAATTTTGATCCTGTAGGAATCAGTGATTCAGATATAGATCCAGAAGGCATTTCagag ggTGACTTAAATGTTGATATACCAACCCAAACATCAACAAATATTCTAccagatttaaaaaatttgacaTGGGGCCCAGCAGATAATGATTTACatgattttacatttaatcCTGATGGATTAGATATTGGAAttaatgatgatattttatgtacacTTAACAACGGAACacctattgatttttattatttatttattgatgatGAAGTTATATCATTAATTGTCACTGAAACAAACAGGTATGCAAATAAAAAGTTAGCTTCACCAAACATAAAAAGACATTCTAGATTACAAAAATGGATTGACACCAACGaatcagaaataaaaaatttccttGGAATCATAATGTATATGGGTACAGTAAACATGCCAACTATTGCTAGTTATTGGACATCGTCTCATTTGCTAACTTCTCACTTAAGCCATATTATGAGTCGTAACCGATTTGAACTACTATTATCTcacatacattttcaaaataatgatgtcGCTAACCTAAATAACAGACTTTataagattcaaaatattttagatttgttaaatcaaaaatttaaacaatggGTTATTCCATCACATGATATGTGTATTGATGAATCAATGATAGCTTTTCAAGGTCGCcttgtttttaaacaatatattcaaacaaaacGATATAGGTATGGAGTTAAAGTTTTTAAACTGTGTGTTAGTCCATGCTACACACTCAAGTTCAAGATTTATTCTGGTAAAGAATCTGTGGTTGACAAAAATGATAGTGTTTCTTCCAGAATTGTTATGAACCTTGTAGATGAGTATTTAGATTTTGGGCGCACACTTTATGTAGACAATTGGTATACTAGTGTTTCCTTAGCACATCAACTTCTTGAACGAAAAACACATTTAGTTGGAACACTCCGTTCAAATAGAAAGTATAATCCTGActatgttatcaaaaaaaattaa
- the LOC103309932 gene encoding uncharacterized protein LOC103309932: protein MVLKFKDKRDLHMLSTKHTDNMVMVPRRENKSKPEVVLDYNRCKSFIDLSDQMASYGSPLRKSLKWYRKVFELLLNTSVVNALCLFQKTTATRIKITDFRSNLIKYLTFKPNMNQELSNKHVLTTAKRNRCVQCYLNIAQEKGRKYSQSHCKKVTTKCFICNKQLCVPCFFVLHKT from the coding sequence atggtattaaaatttaaagataaaagaGATTTACACATGTTAAGCACAAAACATACAGATAATATGGTTATGGTTCCAAGAAGAGAAAATAAATCAAAGCCAGAAGTAGTATTAGATTATAACAGATGTAAGTCTTTTATTGATCTTTCTGATCAAATGGCTTCATATGGCTCACCTCTtagaaaatcattaaaatggTATCGTAAAGTATTTGAACTTCTTCTGAATACATCAGTTGTAAATGCTTTATGTTTGTTTCAAAAAACAACTGCAACACGCATTAAGATAACTGATTTTAgatcaaatttgataaaatatctgaCATTCAAACCCAATATGAATCAAGAACTATCAAACAAACATGTACTCACAACAGCCAAAAGAAACAGATGTGTTCAATGTTACTTGAATATTGCTCAAGAAAAAGGAAGAAAATATTCTCAAAGTCATTGCAAAAAAGTcacaacaaaatgttttatttgcaaCAAACAATTATGTGTTCCTTGCTTTTTTGTATTACACAAAACATAG